The DNA window AGACGACAATGTACGGAAGGTTCTGGAGCGCTTGGAGGCGGTGGGCGAGACGAATCGGGGCGAGGGAGAGTGTGAAGTTGGCCGAGGACAGGAGCGACCTTTCGGACAGAGGCGGCCTGCCGTGTCTgtgtagaagaagagagattgTTAGCTGGTTGACATCGTCCAGAGTTTACTTGCAGCATGCGGTGTATGGATAGGAAGAGAATGAGGGATGATCtgaggggagagagagaggactCGCGCCGCCTACCTTACGAGATCTGCAAGACGCAGAGGATGCTGAGGCAGGTTGGCCAATTTGGAGATGTCGGCGTCAGAAACATCGTACGCACGGTCCGAGGTGAAGCGCCGGCGCTGGGCCTGCAGCAGGGCCGGAGCTCGAGTTCCAAGTGGCCGCAGCAGTCTCGTGGACTTGATCAAGGCTGTCATTGCAGCATTGGGGGTCGGTTATTGATTCTGGGAAACCGAGCAATAGAAGATGTAGCAACAAGACGCCCCGCTGATGCACCGCCGCGGCCTTGTCTGCGATGTGcatgcaaagcaaagcaaagcaaggcaagcaaagcaaagcgaagcaaggcaaggcaaggcaaagcgATGCCAAGGAAGCAGCCTCGTTGTTTACAGAATGGAAAGAGTTGCGTTCGGTGAGCGGCTCAGCGATCTTCGGCGCATGCCACTAGCACATGCTCTGGGAGTACTAGAACAGATTCAGCAGGCCATCTAATACTGCTACTGCACTACTGAGCTAGTGGTCACAGGTCAATGGTTGGTGGTTGCTAGCAGCACTACTAGTAGGTCGATGCTCTTCTCGAAGCTCGGCTTGGCCAGTTGCGAGATGGTTGTGTTGTGTGCGCCGTAATCAGCCGGTCAGCCGATAAGGCTAGTGACGGCACAGAGCCCACCAAGCCAGAGGATGTTACAGCCAAGCTGAACAAGGTATAGGCCAAATTGGTGACATCAAACTGCTGGAGTCTGTATGCATATATCTCTCATCGATAATCTTTGGGATCAACAATACTGGTAAAGAATTTAATTATCAAGTCAAATCACGCGACAATAACGaaactgctgctactgctataCTGCCGTTTTGTACTCTTTATTCCCCACCCTTATCGACTTACGTCACGTCACCAGAAGGAAGCTAAAGGAGGGGAATATGGCGGGGCAGCGTCGATGCGGGCAGCGTTTGTTTACTTTGGGCGTCACTGTCACAGTCATGGAACACAGCTGTAATTCCAGTTCAATGTATGAAGTAGAAGATATTCTATTTATATTTCCCTTCTAGTGTAGGCAAAGCATTATAGGCGTCATAAACAGCGTGGTCATAAAGCTCCATCTACTGCGTTCGCATCACAGAGTCCTCCTCGACGGCCTTGACCGATGGGTCCTGGTCGAGAGTTGAGACAGTGCCTTCGGGGTATTCAACGCTAGGTGCAGCAAATCCAATGTCAGGAAATATGTAACCATTaggaggaaagaaaaagggttGTAGACTCACGCGAAGCCCTTGATCAAGCTGTATTCCTGAGTGATCTTGCCACCAGCGTCggtggccttcttcttggctctGGCCTCGTGTCAGCGATACAGCGGTTCATATCCGCGAGATGATGGGCGCCTGATACTCACGCGGCAACCTGCGCATCCGAGGCATCGTCGTGAAGGGTAACCTATCAATTAAAGAGCGACATCAGTAAATGTATCGTATCGGCAGGCAGAAGTCTATAAACTTTGTCATTTTTACTCACAATGTAAGCGGGCATCTTGGGCGAGTTGGTAGTTGATAAAGCGTGATGTGATGGAGTCGTGGCTTTGTTTGATGCAGAGGGGAAATTGAGGATATTAGTATGGGCGCCTGGCTGCCAATATCGATACGTCACCTCCCGCAGGCCAGCCACACTCCTTAGCCTCCTCCAACTGCAGCCGAGTATCATGTAAGCAGATGGGCAGTGACACGCAAATGTACACGCAAGTGTTGAGCGTGGATGCTGGTTACTACTACTATAAATCAAGGTCTGATTCATTTATTTACTGGTAATTGTAGGGTTATACAGCCTTGTTTACACGCCGATGTCTCTAGCGGACGGTAGGCCAGCAGTTAGGCTGGATCTATGCTGTGCTACGAGATGCTTAGTTGCGCAGGGAGGCATACCACGACGTGGGTGGCTTTAATGACGTATCTTTGCTCTCAGAGCTGGGAGGTTTGCTGCTACTGGCTCCTTTAGCTGTCAGCTGTTCGGCTTGCTTTACGCAGggcagtacatgtattggGTTTCGGTGTAATGTGATACCGGGGTATGCTACGAGCTGGCCGGAGGCTTGGTCTGCTCTAGATGCTCATCTTTCCTAATACCTAATATTGCTGCTACCTGAGGATTTGCTGCATTTCAGACATGTGATCTTTGCTAGGTTCATCTGTTGCGTTATTAACTAGGCTGCAGTAATGTTGGCTCGTACTATACCAGAAGCCTAGATGTTGATTCGTGAGTGGATGAACAAGAGTtgcagtagtagtagtagcatcTATTTGCCACGACCGGTCCTCATTCCCACAAAGAAATAGACTAGCGAAACCAACGTTTTCAATGGCTCAAGTCTAGATGTATTCAATGCAATCATAAACCAAGCTGCTCGGAGGACAATTATCACAAAAGCCTTCTCTGTCGCGTCGCTTACCCTGGAGACCTGGCACTTGATTAGGTAATCAACATCACCATGCCTCGTATATAAGAGACAGGCGAACACCACAACGGGCGCTACAGGTTCATTTGTGCCTGATAACACCCCATCCGAGCTTCGCCAGCAAGTAATAGCTTCAGAGACAGCACGCAAAAGTAGCTGCCTTACATATAGGAGTTTTGGGTGCGCTTTGCGGACATTACCAACCGCCATACAAGTGAACAGTTTGTTATATGAGGTAACGCCCGAAATGATGGGATGAAGGACATACAAACAAAGACCCCAGAACAACAAGAAGCCAGCCCGAGTACATTCGCCTAATCGCCAAGTCTTAAATGACCCTGATCATTAAAACTCCCTGCCGGGGAGATCCGGAAAAGAAGCCTGAGCAAGGGGTAGCTTTGGTCCAACTTACTTAATCGGACGGCTAGGCTACCGAAGGACTGGGAGGCAGGCTATTATCACTTTTGATCAATGCCTCTATGGCGGTGATCTATAGCAGCTTatactacaagtatgtatGTATCATTGCGAATCAAGCCAATCGTGGCACAGCAGTTGCTATTGTAGAAGCACCATTGCTTCATAGTGGGCACAATACCTAAAATCTACATTCCCTGTGTGTCACTGTTATATGGACCCTGTCTTCCGCGTTGCCCATGATCCATGGCTGGCGATATCGCCTCAGACGGCTCGGGCTCGGGCTCGGGCTGGCCAATATCTGAGCACACAATCGCAGCGCGCAGCTTAATATCCTCGTCAATACTACTGGCCCCCAAGAGAAGCCAAAATACTTGTGCATCCCAAAACCAGGCAGGGG is part of the Trichoderma atroviride chromosome 1, complete sequence genome and encodes:
- a CDS encoding uncharacterized protein (EggNog:ENOG41) → MPAYIVTLHDDASDAQVAAAKKKATDAGGKITQEYSLIKGFAVEYPEGTVSTLDQDPSVKAVEEDSVMRTQ